In the Colletotrichum lupini chromosome 1, complete sequence genome, one interval contains:
- a CDS encoding protein kinase: protein MFVTTLDPAVYQLRHNYRYAEALRQAQDEFSRVQSSADAQMRRCATTVMRVTGPLNGLNAAPPPGSMAFPSISSHSLSILGANLIALQSFPYLHNALLILYISLLVYNNSSMVETTPEDDTLTPPPSLPQPENMGSSQSLKQLLEAAMCRSLNLNGGDFKEFLPEPALNRILTPQSALAALTSSPGIADLMCSIYAVTVFNKQKTYIKTFAILVLIGRVDALPAFMHNSLGDEHLPLAFTSISGEKTTLVRSLTTPSCSDLSLMGLSHYEALLFEATQWKLLAPVFARRQLEDEPLEFPEGTILPIVMPDTFEGFQTPRNGMSSSSRIYKAHFHAGHHDFPFSKVAVKKLLHGRSEDYRREVEALKVFGDMGQYNIIELLATFKLGKNYYLIFPWAESDLRSFFATESPSLPRPIGKAVVPAATWTAKQMLGIAEALKAIHYCRQTMLSRSTRSTIRREPSDEKDYGIHGDLKPENILLFSDRGPWQSQLIVADLGLTRIHSATTSSQADRPAGYSLTYRAPEHDVGLFNGQKADIWSLGCVMSVAATWMTLGSRGVKTFDASRLTKANGRFDNSFFEVSKDREKGIRVKLKAAVSYWISRLHQAPTASMFTHDLLNLVQNGMLEVDGSKRLSSGDIVSSLEKMYDKCCDVPGYTKAAPFGHMSSWLGRQRLLIGPHAPQARSLAVNMVKLPNSMQQSQTLPTTPSQARFGSDFPSSTAGPFPEFDARLSVTLPSSFSGPFLSGQAQHGSAASQPNPAFGEMGFFTSPDIGRLTSPTVEQYLPSLEDPQVSELAATEPTSGIKRVHEPESNKTEVKRQKSQKSRKTKAASNPSGPEDPVEPSSESLAGAQDEARPFACPYYKNDPKNYCKKKYKLCGSSGWETIPRLKEHLHRAHHKPGLKCSICLERLPSREDLGKHYNAKVRCVRRDDKVDDMMDDAQWGLCQAQMRRKSDAYKWGEIYKILFGSSPSGTMPSPYRDDLETFCDFLVSKKQQSACDEFHIDICLNFVREFQNPGSLTQSTEVSEVPPSLTGGWSNDSTLSSVIMPMENETEAIHFEYDRTTDVNCQSQQTGAMGQGAFGVFADGSQSFTEEFGDLLHLDPNGSIFISYYMFGFPFIFSRTTSSSMDPWAYVILVLFRGHD, encoded by the exons ATGTTCGTGACGACATTGGACCCGGCCGTCTACCAACTGAGACACAACTACCGTTACGCTGAGGCATTGAGGCA AGCCCAAGATGAATTTTCACGCGTCCAATCCTCCGCAGATGCGCAGATGCGCAGATGCGCAACAACGGTAATGCGAG TTACTGGCCCTTTGAATGGATTAAATGCTGCTCCCCCTCCTGGCAGCATGGCCTTTCCCTCCATTTCGTCTCATTCACTTTCAATCCTTGGC GCGAACCTCATCGCACTCCAATCCTTCCCTTACTTGCATAACGCCCTACTGATCCTCTACATCTCACTACTGGTCTACAACAACTCGAGCATGGTTGAGACCACCCCCGAAGATGACACCCTCACTCCCCCACCATCGTTGCCTCAGCCTGAGAATATGGGGTCCTCCCAATCTCTGAAACAGCTGCTCGAGGCTGCCATGTGTCGCTCGCTCAATCTCAACGGCGGTGATTTCAAGGAGTTCCTCCCCGAGCCTGCGCTCAACCGAATCCTCACCCCGCAGTCGGCACTAGCAGCTCTGACTTCGAGCCCTGGCATCGCCGACCTGATGTGTAGCATCTACGCTGTCACCGTTTTCAACAAGCAGAAGACTTACATCAAGACCTTTGCCATTCTGGTCTTGATCGGTCGCGTCGATGCCCTTCCAGCTTTTATGCACAATTCTCTCGGCGACGAGCACTTGCCATTGGCATTTACATCTATTTCAGGAGAGAAGACTACCTTGGTCCGGTCCTTGACGACCCCGTCTTGCTCTGATCTGTCATTGATGGGGCTCAGCCATTACGAGGCCTTGTTATTCGAGGCCACACAATGGAAACTCCTGGCGCCTGTTTTTGCACGACGTCAACTCGAAGACGAGCCGCTCGAGTTTCCGGAGGGCACCATATTGCCGATCGTAATGCCTGATACATTTGAGGGGTTCCAGACGCCTCGCAACGGTATGAGCAGCAGTTCTCGCATCTACAAGGCCCATTTTCATGCCGGGCATCACGACTTTCCCTTCTCCAAGGTCGCAGTCAAAAAGCTGCTTCACGGAAGATCGGAAGACTACAGGCGTGAGGTCGAAGCCCTCAAGGTATTTGGTGACATGGGccaatataatattattgaGCTCCTTGCCACCTTCAAGCTTGGGAAAAACTACTACCTAATTTTCCCCTGGGCCGAATCCGATCTCCGCAGCTTCTTTGCTACCGAGTCACCCTCTTTGCCTCGTCCTATCGGAAAAGCGGTAGTGCCTGCTGCCACCTGGACTGCCAAGCAGATGCTCGGCATTGCTGAGGCTTTGAAGGCAATCCATTATTGCCGACAGACAATGCTTTCTAGATCAACTAGATCAACAATTCGTAGGGAACCTTCAGATGAGAAAGATTACGGCATACATGGGGATCTCAAACCGGAAAATATTCTTCTTTTCTCTGATAGGGGCCCATGGCAATCGCAGCTCATTGTGGCTGACCTTGGACTGACCCGAATTCACTCCGCGACAACGTCTTCTCAGGCAGACAGGCCAGCAGGCTATTCGCTCACCTACCGTGCTCCGGAACATGATGTCGGCCTTTTTAATGGTCAAAAAGCAGATATTTGGTCGCTCGGCTGCGTCATGAGTGTAGCAGCTACATGGATGACTCTGGGGAGCAGGGGGGTCAAGACTTTCGACGCCAGCCGTCTGACAAAGGCCAACGGCCGATTCGACAACTCCTTTTTCGAGGTTTCCAAAGATCGAGAGAAAGGGATCCGAGTCAAGCTGAAAGCTGCTGTATCTTAC TGGATCAGTCGACTACATCAAGCTCCAACAGCCAGTATGTTCACGCACGATCTTCTGAATCTCGTTCAAAATGGGATGCTAGAAGTCGACGGCTCCAAGCGACTGTCGAGCGGTGATATTGTGTCCAGCCTTGAAAAGATGTACGATAAGTGCTGTGATGTCCCTGGCTACACGAAAGCAGCTCCTTTTGGACATATGTCAAGCTGGCTAGGCCGACAGCGGCTCTTGATAGGACCTCATGCACCTCAAGCTCGGTCTCTCGCTGTAAATATGGTGAAGTTACCAAATTCGATGCAACAAAGTCAAACGCTGCCGACAACTCCATCTCAGGCTCGATTCGGCTCGGATTTCCCTAGCTCAACCGCTGGGCCCTTCCCTGAGTTCGACGCAAGACTAAGTGTGACCTTACCCAGCTCGTTTTCAGGGCCATTTCTTTCTGGTCAGGCACAACACGGCAGCGCTGCGAGCCAGCCAAACCCTGCCTTTGGAGAGATGGGTTTCTTTACTTCACCAGATATTGGTAGGCTCACATCTCCAACTGTGGAGCAGTACCTACCCTCTCTCGAAGACCCCCAGGTGTCTGAGCTCGCAGCTACAGAGCCTACTAGTGGGATAAAGAGGGTCCATGAGCCAGAGAGCAACAAAACTGAGGTTAAACGGCAAAAGTCGCAGAAATCGCGGAAAACAAAGGCCGCATCCAACCCTTCAGGGCCTGAAGACCCTGTTGAACCGTCTTCCGAGTCTCTGGCGGGTGCTCAGGATGAAGCACGCCCTTTTGCATGCCCTTACTACAAAAACGACCCGAAGAACTACTGCAAGAAGAAGTACAAGCTGTGCGGAAGTTCCGGTTGGGAGACCATTCCCAGACTCAA GGAACACCTCCACCGAGCTCATCATAAGCCTGGGCTTAAATGCAGTATATGTCTTGAGCGACTACCGTCAAGGGAGGACCTCGGCAAACACTACAATGCTAAGGTTCGATGTGTCAGGCGAGATGACAAAGTTGATGACATGATGGACGATGCGCAATGGGGCTTATGTCAAGCCCAGATGCGCCGCAAGTCAGACGCCTATAAGTGGGGCGAGATCTACAAGATACTCTTTGGGTCAAGCCCTTCGGGAACCATGCCTTCTCCCT ATCGTGACGACCTTGAGACGTTTTGCGACTTTCTTGTGTCGAAGAAACAACAGTCAGCTTGCGACGAATTCCACATCGACATATGTCTGAACTTTGTTCGCGAGTTCCAGAATCCCGGGTCTCTCACGCAGTCTACCGAAGTCTCCGAGGTACCGCCGTCCTTGACTGGTGGTTGGTCCAACGACTCGACCTTGTCTTCTGTTATCATGCCGATGGAGAACGAAACGGAGGCAATTCATTTTGAGTATGACAGAACGACTGATGTCAATTGTCAATCACAGCAGACTGGTGCGATGGGACAGGGTGCTTTTGGTGTTTTTGCTGATGGAAGCCAGTCTTTTACGGAGGAGTTTGGCGATCTTTTACATTTGGATCCAAACGGATCT ATTTTCATATCGTACTACATGTTCGGGTTTCCTTTCATATTCAGCAGAACGACATCATCCTCCATGGACCCATGGGCCTACGTCATCCTTGTATTATTCAGAGGTCACGACTGA